One window of the Eucalyptus grandis isolate ANBG69807.140 chromosome 8, ASM1654582v1, whole genome shotgun sequence genome contains the following:
- the LOC108954448 gene encoding uncharacterized mitochondrial protein AtMg00310-like — translation MAVELRVSEIEKMGKYLGIPSDWGGSKKDIFAWILARVNMKLETWKENLLSNGGKEILIKSVVQAIPQYAMSIFKIPVSICKAIEKKIANFWWRNGSKNAGVHWKKWEILKLRKDEGGLGFKDLLAFNKAMLGKQAWRISQQPQSLLSQFMKGLYYPKCEFWNAGIGSRPSWGW, via the coding sequence ATGGCTGTTGAGTTGAgagtttcagaaatagagaaaatggGGAAGTACTTAGGGATTCCATCGGATTGGGGAGGCTCAAAGAAGGATATCTTTGCCTGGATTTTAGCCAGAGTTAACATGAAGCTAGAGACCTGGAAGGAAAATTTGCTGTCAAACGGAGGCAAAGAGATATTGATTAAATCGGTGGTGCAGGCCATTCCGCAATACGcaatgtccattttcaaaatccctGTGTCAATTTGCAAGgcaattgagaagaaaattgccAATTTCTGGTGGAGGAATGGTAGCAAAAATGCTGGGgttcattggaaaaaatgggaaattttGAAACTAAGGAAGGATGAAGGAGGTCTTGGCTTCAAAGATTTACTAGCTTTCAATAAGGCGATGCTAGGAAAGCAAGCGTGGCGCATTTCACAGCAACCTCAATCCCTCTTAAGTCAATTCATGAAGGGTCTCTATTATCCTAAATGCGAGTTTTGGAATGCTGGAATAGGCTCCCGACCCTCATGGGGATGGTGA